A stretch of DNA from Micromonospora sp. NBC_01813:
TCGCCGCCGATGGCGCGCAGCTCACGTCCCAGCTTGGTGGTGCCCAGCACCAGCGCCACCAGCCCGAACGCCGCGAGGGTCAGCAGGCTGCGTGGCGAGAACACCCCGGCGATGGTCTGGTCGACCCAGATCGTCGCGTCGAAGTTGGGGTACGTCACGCTCAGCCCGCCGGAGAGCACGTTGGTCAGCCCCAGCAGGCCGATGTACGTCGCGAGGGTGACCGGCATGGACGGGATGCGCAGGCCGGCGATCAGTCCACCCTGTACGGCGCCGACGGCGGCGCCCGCGGCGACGGCGGCCAGCACCCCGGTCACCGGCGACGTCACGCCGGTGGTGACCGCGACCATCCCGCCGAGCGCGTACGTGCCGACCACCGACAGGTCGAACTCGCCGGCGATCATCGTGATCCCGATGGCCAGGGCCAGCAGACCCAGCTGCGCGAATCCCTGCAGGGCGTTGTAGCCGTCGAACAGTTCCAACGGCCGGCCGCTGATCAGCGGCGAGCAGGCGAACGCGACCAGCACCACGGCGAGGGAGACCGCCGGCATCAGCCGGTCCGGCCGGGTCAACGAGCCGCGGTTCATCGTGCGCCCCGGGTGGTACGCAGGTGCACGATGACGACGACAGCGAGCACGAGTACGCCTTTCACCAGGATCTGCATGCCGGTGGAGAATCCGCGTAGCAGCAGCACGTCGGAGATGACGCAGATGAGCACGGCACCGGCCAGGGTCTGCCAGGCGGAGCC
This window harbors:
- a CDS encoding ABC transporter permease, whose amino-acid sequence is MNRGSLTRPDRLMPAVSLAVVLVAFACSPLISGRPLELFDGYNALQGFAQLGLLALAIGITMIAGEFDLSVVGTYALGGMVAVTTGVTSPVTGVLAAVAAGAAVGAVQGGLIAGLRIPSMPVTLATYIGLLGLTNVLSGGLSVTYPNFDATIWVDQTIAGVFSPRSLLTLAAFGLVALVLGTTKLGRELRAIGGDRRASRVAGVPVDRRLIGIFTLSGTLAALGGALLSYSYASANPDPGLQPLILAAVAALLGGVSLAGGRGAALGLLAGALSVALLAQIVTTTALPGYSTQLLYAALLAVIVAIESPGLHRTVERLRARRGHQSAPPPQSPSTEESPCPKP